GACGGAGACCTGTGACCGGTTTCCCCGATCGCCGTACGGGAGGAACCGGCGCCGTTCAGCGGAGCGCGGGCAGCTGCGGGTAGAGCGCGGTGAGGTCACCGGAGAGCGCGGCCTTGGCGCTCGAGCTGATCCCGTCGGCGAGGACCTCGTACAGCCCGGCCTCCACGCCGTCGAGGGCGGTGCGGGCGACGACCGCGGGATCGCTCTTGGGCGCGTCGACGTTCGCGGCCATGTCGGTGTCCATGTATCCGACATGCAGGGCGGTGACCAGCGTCTTCTGCTCGGCGAGCTGCACGCGCAGCGCGTTGGTCAGGGACCAGGCCGCCGATTTGGCCGCGGAGTAGGCCGCGATGCCCGGGAACGAGACCCAGGACAGCACCGACAGGACGTTGAGGACCGCTCCGCCGCCGTTGCGGCCGAGGGCGGGGGCGAAGGCCCGGCTCATGGCGAGCGT
This region of Streptosporangium sp. NBC_01495 genomic DNA includes:
- a CDS encoding SDR family oxidoreductase, translating into MQINGSVALVTGANRGLGERFVRALLEGGASKVYAAARNPDTITTPGVVPIALDVTDPAAVRAAADLAQDVTLLINNAGSSTGAGLPDGDLDAFRLEMETHYFGTLAMSRAFAPALGRNGGGAVLNVLSVLSWVSFPGIAAYSAAKSAAWSLTNALRVQLAEQKTLVTALHVGYMDTDMAANVDAPKSDPAVVARTALDGVEAGLYEVLADGISSSAKAALSGDLTALYPQLPALR